From Macaca mulatta isolate MMU2019108-1 chromosome 3, T2T-MMU8v2.0, whole genome shotgun sequence, the proteins below share one genomic window:
- the CYP51A1 gene encoding lanosterol 14-alpha demethylase, with amino-acid sequence MMLLGLLQAGGSVLGQAMEKVTGGNLLSMLLIACAFTLSLVYLFRLAAGHLVQLPAGAKSPPYIFSPIPFLGHAIAFGKSPVEFLENAYEKYGPVFSFTMVGKTFTYLLGSDAAALLFNSKNEDLNAEDVYSRLTTPVFGKGVAYDVPNPVFLEQKKMLKSGLNIAHFKQHVSIIEKETKEYFQSWGESGEKNVFEALSELIILTASHCLHGKEIRSQLNEKVAQLYADLDGGFSHAAWLLPGWLPLPSFRRRDRAHREIKNIFYKAIQKRRQSQEKIDDILQTLLDATYKDGRPLTDDEVAGMLIGLLLAGQHTSSTTSAWMGFFLARDKTLQEKCYLEQKTVCGENLPPLTYDQLKDLNLLDRCIKETLRLRPPIMIMMRMARTPQTVAGYTIPPGHQVCVSPTVNQRLKDSWVERLDFNPDRYLQDNPASGEKFAYVPFGAGRHRCIGENFAYVQIKTIWSTMLRLYEFDLIDGYFPTVNYTTMIHTPENPVIRYKRRSK; translated from the exons ATGATGTTGCTGGGCTTGCTGCAGGCGGGTGGGTCGGTGCTGGGCCAGGCGATGGAGAAGGTGACAGGCGGCAACCTCCTGTCCATGCTGCTGATCGCCTGCGCCTTCACCCTCAGTTTAGTCTACCTGTTCCGTCTCGCCGCCGGCCACCTGGTCCAGCTGCCCGCAGGGGCG aAAAGTCCTCCATACATTTTCTCCCCGATTCCATTCCTTGGGCATGCCATAGCCTTTGGGAAAAGTCCAGTTGAATTTCTAGAAAATGCATATGAGAAG tatGGACCTGTATTTAGTTTTACCATGGTAGGCAAGACATTTACTTACCTTCTGGGGAGTGATGCTGCTGCACTgctttttaatagtaaaaatgaAGACCTGAATGCAGAAGATGTCTACAGTCGCCTGACAACACCTGTGTTTGGGAAGGGAGTTGCATACGATGTGCCTAATCCA gttttcttggagcagaagaaaatgttaaaaagtggCCTTAACATTGCCCACTTTAAACAGCATGTTTCtataattgaaaaagaaacaaaggaatacTTTCAGAGTTGGGGAGAAAGTGGAGAAAAAA ATGTGTTTGAAGCTCTTTCTGAGCTCATAATTTTAACAGCTAGCCATTGTTTGCATGGAAAGGAAATCAGAAGTCAACTCAATGAAAAGGTGGCACAGCTGTATGCAGATTTGGATGGAGGTTTCAGCCATGCAGCCTGGCTGTTACCAGGTTGGCTGCCTTTGCCTAGTTTCAG ACGCAGGGACAGAGCTCATCGGGAAATCAAGAATATTTTCTATAAGGCAATCCAGAAACGCAgacagtctcaagaaaaaattgATGACATTCTGCAAACTTTACTAGATGCTACATACAA GGATGGGCGTCCTTTGACTGACGATGAAGTAGCAGGGATGCTTATTGGACTACTCTTGGCAGGGCAGCATACATCCTCAACTACTAGTGCTTGGATGGGCTTCTTTTTGGCCAGAGACAAAACACttcaagaaaaatgttatttagaaCAGAAAACAGTCTGTGGAGAGAATCTGCCTCCTTTAACTTATGACCAG CTCAAGGATCTAAATTTACTTGATCGCTGTATAAAAGAAACATTAAGACTTAGACCTCCTATAATGATCATGATGAGAATGGCCAGAACTCCTCAG ACCGTGGCAGGGTATACCATTCCTCCAGGACATCAGGTGTGTGTTTCTCCCACTGTCAATCAAAGACTTAAAGACTCATGGGTAGAACGCCTGGACTTTAATCCTGATCGCTACTTACAGGATAACCCAGCATCAGGGGAAAAGTTTGCCTATGTGCCATTTGGAGCTG ggcGTCATCGTTGTATTGGGGAAAATTTTGCCTATGTTCAAATTAAGACAATTTGGTCCACTATGCTTCGTTTATATGAATTTGACCTCATTGATGGATACTTTCCCACCGTGAATTATACAACTATGATTCACACCCCTGAAAACCCAGTTATTCGTTACAAACGAAGATCAAAATGA